Proteins encoded by one window of Nocardia goodfellowii:
- a CDS encoding lysoplasmalogenase — translation MPAFRAGFLAAAAVTVYGAVTGREKLQWLAKPLMMPLLAADVVASGVELEATDRAVLLGSLAAATVGDILLIDPDNDRRLIAGASSFAVMQTGYSALWLRKGARAWPVVALPRVAAWLGAAALLRAKAPTVATPLTAYGATLGTAAVLASDPGLAPTAKNVAGLNIPGADPRSRLGLGALLFTVSDGLIVLRRLFARSARSRHRTEGVILATYAAAQYLLADPRAHQVTAPE, via the coding sequence GTGCCCGCGTTCCGGGCCGGGTTCCTCGCGGCCGCCGCGGTCACCGTCTACGGGGCGGTGACCGGCCGGGAGAAACTGCAGTGGCTCGCCAAACCGCTGATGATGCCGTTGCTCGCGGCGGATGTGGTGGCCTCCGGGGTCGAGCTCGAAGCTACCGATCGCGCGGTGCTGCTGGGATCGCTGGCGGCGGCGACCGTCGGCGACATCCTGCTCATCGATCCCGACAACGATCGCCGATTGATCGCGGGCGCTTCGTCTTTCGCGGTGATGCAGACCGGGTACTCGGCGCTGTGGTTGCGTAAGGGGGCGCGAGCATGGCCGGTGGTCGCACTGCCCCGGGTAGCGGCCTGGCTCGGGGCCGCCGCCCTGTTGCGAGCCAAGGCGCCCACGGTCGCAACGCCTTTGACCGCCTACGGCGCGACGCTCGGCACCGCCGCCGTGCTGGCCTCTGATCCAGGGTTGGCTCCCACCGCGAAAAACGTGGCGGGCCTGAATATTCCGGGAGCGGATCCGCGCAGCCGGTTGGGGCTCGGCGCATTACTGTTCACCGTGTCCGATGGACTGATCGTGCTGCGCCGCCTGTTCGCGCGCAGTGCGCGATCCCGGCACCGCACCGAGGGCGTCATCCTGGCGACTTACGCCGCCGCGCAATATCTGCTGGCCGATCCGCGGGCGCACCAGGTCACAGCACCAGAATGA
- a CDS encoding DUF3592 domain-containing protein has protein sequence MDHGRVLRVVLGVTAGYLILLGLWLGWLIHRAPPGTVPYQIVAMVGLFGSCLGLGMLLATRPSRADRELWRHGLEGWATVKSRRTLERTDHHSELTRLELELTVPGTETYTGSITFDLMPADSPKLAVGETVSIRVDPANRDRIILVL, from the coding sequence ATGGATCACGGGCGCGTTCTCCGCGTGGTGCTCGGCGTGACGGCCGGGTACCTGATCCTGCTCGGCCTGTGGCTCGGCTGGCTCATCCACCGCGCTCCACCCGGCACCGTCCCATATCAAATCGTCGCCATGGTCGGGCTGTTCGGTTCCTGCCTGGGCCTGGGCATGCTGCTGGCCACTCGCCCGTCCCGCGCCGATCGCGAACTCTGGCGGCACGGCCTGGAGGGCTGGGCCACCGTGAAAAGCCGTCGCACCCTCGAACGCACCGACCACCACAGCGAATTGACCCGGCTGGAACTGGAACTCACCGTGCCGGGCACCGAAACCTATACCGGCTCGATCACTTTCGATCTGATGCCGGCCGACAGCCCGAAACTCGCGGTCGGCGAGACCGTGTCGATCCGCGTCGATCCGGCCAACCGGGACCGCATCATTCTGGTGCTGTGA
- a CDS encoding LuxR C-terminal-related transcriptional regulator, producing the protein MTTPLRIVIAEDSAILRDGLAGLLAERGHQVVAMVGDAGTLSDVVGQHNPDVAVVDVRMPPSFTDEGLLAAIELRRKYPMTGVLVFSQWIETRYATELLAGGASGVGYLLKDRVADVREFVDALQRVATGGTALDPEVVSQLMGASRQQDSLARLTPREREVLELMAQGLSNNAIAETLTVTERAVEKHIGNIFVKLDLPVSDTHHRRVLAVLRLKG; encoded by the coding sequence ATGACCACTCCGTTACGTATCGTCATCGCCGAGGACAGCGCGATCCTGCGCGACGGTCTGGCCGGCCTGCTCGCCGAACGCGGCCACCAGGTGGTGGCCATGGTCGGTGACGCGGGAACGCTGAGCGATGTTGTCGGACAGCACAATCCGGATGTCGCCGTGGTCGACGTGCGGATGCCGCCGTCGTTCACCGACGAGGGTCTGCTCGCCGCCATCGAACTGCGCCGCAAGTACCCGATGACCGGCGTGCTGGTGTTCTCGCAGTGGATCGAAACCCGTTACGCCACCGAGCTTCTGGCCGGCGGGGCGAGTGGCGTCGGCTATCTGCTCAAGGATCGGGTAGCCGACGTGCGCGAGTTCGTCGACGCCCTGCAGCGGGTCGCGACCGGCGGCACCGCCCTGGACCCGGAAGTGGTGAGTCAGCTGATGGGTGCTTCCCGGCAACAGGATTCGCTGGCCCGGCTCACGCCACGGGAGCGCGAAGTCCTCGAACTGATGGCACAGGGCCTGTCCAACAACGCGATCGCCGAGACGCTCACCGTCACCGAGCGAGCGGTGGAGAAGCACATCGGCAACATCTTCGTGAAACTGGATCTGCCGGTGTCGGATACGCATCATCGACGGGTCCTCGCGGTCCTGCGTCTGAAGGGCTGA
- a CDS encoding sensor histidine kinase, translating to MTETQAEPIVVPAPRPPAPPLWRAVLGAPFQARTWKEFAYLLAVFVLGLAVVTYLFLGLGGGLLVSLTIVGIPLLALVLLSGRLWAWVYRALSRTLLDTPVEPPPPFARQPGVFGFLKSAFTDRPSWRALLFLVVQVPLGVVLGYLALVVIAMTVFLALSPIFWAVDRPVNVDADGVEHHSMMQFGSYYVDTWPRVLGVAAGGVVLCFALPWLVRVLCLVHRALTIALLSATTRDKQLAELRASRRAVVDDAAATLRRVERDLHDGTQARLVTIAMALGRAEERLETGGNPSDLIADAHASSKEALTELRELVRGIHPPALELGLEPALETLTSRCAVPVDLRVALPQRPSPAIEAIAYFSVAELLTNVVKHAHADRVWVSVVPHDGRTIAVTVRDNGIGGVLPPDAAGTTEGSGLSGLAARARAVDGTLTVQSPTGGPTVVTIVLPKVGP from the coding sequence ATGACCGAGACACAGGCCGAACCCATCGTCGTGCCGGCGCCGCGGCCGCCCGCGCCGCCGCTGTGGCGCGCCGTACTGGGCGCACCGTTCCAGGCCCGGACGTGGAAGGAATTCGCCTACCTGCTGGCGGTATTCGTGCTGGGGCTGGCGGTCGTCACCTATCTGTTCCTGGGCCTCGGCGGCGGTCTGCTCGTCTCGCTGACGATCGTCGGCATTCCGCTGCTGGCGCTGGTGCTGCTGAGCGGCCGCCTCTGGGCCTGGGTCTACCGGGCCCTGTCGAGGACCCTGCTCGACACCCCCGTGGAACCGCCGCCGCCGTTCGCGCGGCAGCCCGGCGTGTTCGGCTTCCTGAAGAGCGCGTTCACCGACCGGCCGAGCTGGCGGGCGTTGCTGTTCCTGGTCGTGCAGGTGCCGCTCGGCGTCGTGCTCGGTTACCTCGCCCTGGTCGTCATCGCGATGACGGTGTTCCTCGCCCTGTCGCCGATCTTCTGGGCCGTGGACCGGCCGGTCAATGTCGACGCCGACGGGGTCGAGCACCACTCGATGATGCAGTTCGGTTCGTACTACGTCGATACCTGGCCGCGGGTGCTGGGCGTCGCGGCAGGCGGAGTCGTGCTGTGCTTCGCGCTGCCGTGGCTGGTGCGCGTCCTCTGCCTGGTGCATCGCGCGCTCACGATCGCCCTGCTCTCGGCCACCACCCGGGACAAGCAGCTGGCGGAGTTGCGTGCGAGCCGCCGGGCCGTCGTCGACGACGCCGCCGCGACGCTGCGCCGGGTGGAGCGCGACCTGCACGACGGCACGCAGGCCCGGCTGGTCACCATCGCCATGGCGCTGGGCCGCGCCGAGGAGCGGTTGGAGACGGGCGGGAACCCGAGCGACCTGATCGCCGACGCGCACGCCAGCTCGAAGGAGGCGCTCACCGAACTGCGGGAGCTGGTGCGCGGAATCCATCCACCCGCCTTGGAATTGGGCCTGGAACCCGCCCTGGAAACGTTGACCTCCCGCTGTGCCGTGCCGGTGGATCTGCGGGTCGCGCTGCCGCAGCGCCCCAGCCCGGCGATCGAGGCCATCGCCTACTTCTCCGTCGCCGAACTGCTCACCAATGTGGTGAAGCACGCGCACGCCGATCGGGTCTGGGTCTCGGTGGTCCCGCACGACGGACGCACGATCGCGGTCACGGTGCGCGACAACGGTATCGGCGGCGTGCTGCCGCCGGACGCGGCGGGAACGACCGAGGGCAGCGGGCTTTCGGGCTTGGCGGCGCGGGCGCGGGCGGTCGACGGGACGCTCACCGTGCAGAGCCCGACCGGCGGCCCCACCGTGGTGACCATTGTGCTGCCGAAGGTGGGACCGTGA
- a CDS encoding DUF4190 domain-containing protein yields MNPYPGPYHGYPPYVRPPQHPQANTAMVLGIVALVGTFMCPLLVVLGPFAWVLGKRAMDEIDDSAGALDGRGNAQAGYICGIIATVLLSLGVAAFLTIIIAATVAAPG; encoded by the coding sequence GTGAACCCGTATCCGGGGCCGTATCACGGATACCCGCCGTATGTCCGGCCGCCACAGCATCCGCAGGCGAACACCGCGATGGTACTCGGCATCGTCGCGCTGGTCGGCACGTTCATGTGCCCGCTGCTGGTGGTGCTCGGACCCTTCGCGTGGGTGCTGGGCAAGCGCGCGATGGACGAGATCGACGACTCGGCGGGCGCGCTCGACGGGCGGGGCAACGCACAGGCGGGCTACATCTGCGGCATCATCGCCACCGTTCTGCTCAGTCTCGGGGTAGCGGCTTTTCTCACCATCATCATCGCCGCCACGGTCGCCGCACCCGGGTGA
- a CDS encoding DUF4190 domain-containing protein has product MSFPPSMDKSGQPEQPYGQQPYGQQPYGQSDPHAQQPQQPYGQSDPYAQQQPYPQQPYGQQPYGQQPYGAAPYGAPYGQQEHPQSTLVLILGILGVTLCGLCAPFAWFMGKKAMDEIDASGGAMGGRGKAQAGFILGIIGSVLIALSIIFVVFAIVIGAFGASSTSY; this is encoded by the coding sequence ATGAGTTTTCCGCCGTCGATGGACAAATCCGGACAGCCGGAGCAGCCCTACGGACAACAGCCGTACGGCCAGCAGCCGTACGGGCAATCCGATCCGCACGCGCAGCAGCCGCAGCAGCCCTACGGTCAATCCGATCCCTACGCCCAGCAGCAGCCGTATCCGCAGCAGCCCTACGGTCAGCAGCCGTATGGTCAGCAGCCCTACGGCGCCGCGCCGTACGGCGCGCCCTACGGCCAGCAGGAACACCCGCAGTCCACGCTGGTGCTGATCCTGGGCATTCTCGGTGTCACCCTGTGTGGTCTCTGCGCGCCGTTCGCCTGGTTCATGGGCAAGAAGGCGATGGACGAGATCGACGCCTCCGGCGGCGCCATGGGTGGCCGCGGCAAGGCGCAGGCCGGCTTCATCCTCGGCATCATCGGCTCGGTGCTGATCGCGCTGAGCATCATCTTCGTGGTCTTCGCGATCGTCATCGGCGCCTTCGGGGCCAGCAGCACCAGCTACTGA
- a CDS encoding TrmH family RNA methyltransferase, translated as MTHPQPDTAEHTRLADSVGREPRETDPGPTEWGEHPRGVGPWFEEFGTPPPDDSRLDPELLAHGDRRNVVDAYRYWTREAIVADIDRRRHPFHVAIENFGHDANIGTVVRTANAFAAAAVHIVGRRRWNRRGAMVTDRYQHLEHHTDLAELLAYAERHGLTVVAVDNVPGAVPLETAELPRECLLLFGQEGPGVTEHAKHAAALTVSIAQFGSTRSINAGVAAGIAMHAWVRQHAELSDSW; from the coding sequence GTGACTCACCCGCAGCCCGACACCGCAGAGCACACCCGCCTCGCCGACTCCGTCGGCCGCGAGCCCCGGGAGACCGATCCCGGACCGACCGAATGGGGGGAGCATCCGCGCGGTGTCGGGCCGTGGTTCGAAGAATTCGGTACCCCGCCGCCGGACGACTCCCGCCTCGACCCGGAACTGCTCGCGCACGGCGACCGCCGCAATGTGGTGGACGCCTACCGCTATTGGACGCGCGAGGCCATCGTCGCCGACATCGATCGGCGCCGGCACCCGTTCCACGTCGCCATCGAGAACTTCGGGCACGACGCCAATATCGGCACCGTGGTCCGCACCGCCAACGCGTTCGCCGCGGCGGCGGTGCACATCGTCGGCCGGCGCCGCTGGAATCGCCGCGGCGCGATGGTGACCGACCGCTATCAGCACCTCGAACATCACACCGATCTGGCCGAACTGCTGGCCTACGCCGAGCGGCACGGGCTGACCGTGGTGGCCGTGGACAACGTGCCGGGTGCGGTGCCGCTGGAAACCGCCGAACTGCCGCGCGAGTGCCTGCTGTTGTTCGGCCAAGAGGGGCCCGGCGTCACCGAGCACGCCAAGCACGCGGCGGCGTTGACCGTCTCGATCGCCCAGTTCGGCTCCACCCGCAGTATCAACGCCGGTGTCGCGGCGGGCATCGCCATGCACGCCTGGGTGCGGCAACACGCCGAGCTATCCGACTCCTGGTAG
- a CDS encoding glycoside hydrolase family 76 protein — protein sequence MAESAIISRHLRALWAFPGTELGVVGWPATKRERTFGYWHYWWQAHLIECAVDAANRVPTPARRKRISELARSHRVRNITGWTNKYYDDMAWLAIALERAERTQGLTEVRGALVALEKKLYDAWNPAVGGGIPWRLGSDFYNAPANGPAGIALCRLGRYGRAQEISDWLEENLRDADTGLILDGIHLPSGVIERPIFSYCQGVVLGLEVELAVHTGEERHVERAHRLLHAVDAHLTTGGVIHGGRGGDGGLFNGILARYLALAAVMLPGDDRREVEDRQLAATLVRKSAAAAWANRLEVEGEPLFGADWCKPARVPGGSSGAGLFTAGGSVTASKTPERDLSVQLSGWLLMEAAYQVTAAGL from the coding sequence ATGGCGGAATCCGCGATCATCTCCCGGCACCTGCGGGCCCTGTGGGCCTTTCCGGGTACCGAACTGGGCGTCGTCGGCTGGCCCGCGACCAAACGCGAACGCACCTTCGGATACTGGCATTACTGGTGGCAGGCGCATCTGATCGAGTGCGCGGTCGACGCCGCGAACCGCGTGCCGACCCCGGCCCGGCGCAAACGGATCAGCGAGCTGGCGCGCTCGCATCGGGTCCGCAATATCACCGGCTGGACCAACAAGTACTACGACGATATGGCCTGGCTGGCCATCGCTCTGGAACGCGCCGAACGCACCCAGGGCCTCACGGAGGTGCGCGGGGCGCTGGTCGCGCTGGAGAAGAAGCTCTATGACGCGTGGAATCCGGCGGTGGGCGGCGGCATTCCGTGGCGACTGGGATCGGATTTCTACAATGCGCCCGCGAACGGTCCCGCGGGCATCGCGCTGTGCCGGCTCGGCCGCTACGGCCGCGCGCAGGAGATCTCGGATTGGCTGGAGGAGAACCTGCGGGACGCGGATACCGGCCTGATCCTCGACGGTATCCACCTACCCTCGGGCGTGATCGAGCGCCCGATCTTCAGCTACTGCCAGGGCGTGGTGCTCGGCCTGGAAGTCGAACTCGCCGTGCACACCGGCGAGGAAAGGCATGTCGAGCGCGCGCATCGGCTGCTGCACGCGGTCGACGCGCACCTGACCACGGGCGGTGTGATCCACGGCGGGCGCGGGGGCGACGGTGGCCTGTTCAACGGGATCCTGGCCAGGTATCTGGCGCTGGCCGCGGTGATGCTGCCCGGCGACGACCGTCGAGAAGTGGAGGATCGGCAGCTCGCGGCCACCCTGGTGCGGAAATCCGCGGCGGCGGCGTGGGCGAATCGGCTGGAGGTCGAGGGTGAACCGCTGTTCGGAGCCGATTGGTGCAAACCCGCCCGGGTGCCCGGGGGCAGCTCCGGTGCGGGTCTGTTCACCGCGGGCGGCTCGGTGACCGCTTCGAAGACCCCCGAGCGCGACCTCTCGGTGCAGCTGTCGGGCTGGCTGTTGATGGAGGCGGCCTACCAGGTCACCGCGGCCGGACTCTAG
- a CDS encoding DedA family protein: MGSFDPLLSAGPTLVWTVVLTFVFLECALIVGLFLPGDSMLITAGIVMAAHATGEAQVWALSVGAMFAAIAGNQVGYVIGQRTGHHLVARKDGRYINTRNLARVSELLQRHGFLAVLVARWIPWVRTLCPMVAGAAGMDHRKYTVASTIGAIIWAPVLLLIGYYAGSWLQRVPWLMPMVIGTLVVGLIIGTALGIRHYRQEMAKPAEDFDVESAPAER, from the coding sequence GTGGGCTCTTTCGATCCGCTCCTCTCGGCGGGCCCCACGCTCGTCTGGACGGTGGTCCTCACCTTCGTCTTCCTGGAATGCGCGTTGATCGTCGGGCTGTTCCTGCCCGGCGACTCGATGCTCATCACCGCGGGCATCGTCATGGCCGCGCACGCCACCGGCGAAGCCCAGGTGTGGGCGTTGTCGGTGGGCGCGATGTTCGCCGCGATCGCCGGAAACCAGGTCGGGTACGTCATCGGCCAGCGCACGGGCCATCATCTGGTGGCCCGCAAGGACGGCCGCTACATCAACACCAGGAACCTGGCCCGGGTCTCGGAGTTGTTGCAGCGGCACGGTTTTCTGGCGGTGCTGGTGGCGCGCTGGATTCCGTGGGTGCGCACGCTGTGCCCGATGGTCGCCGGCGCGGCCGGCATGGATCACCGGAAATACACCGTGGCCAGCACGATCGGCGCGATCATCTGGGCGCCGGTGCTGCTGCTGATCGGCTACTACGCGGGCAGCTGGTTGCAGCGGGTGCCGTGGTTGATGCCGATGGTGATCGGCACGCTGGTGGTGGGTCTGATCATCGGGACCGCACTCGGTATCCGGCACTACCGGCAGGAAATGGCCAAGCCCGCCGAGGATTTCGACGTGGAGTCGGCGCCCGCGGAGCGCTAG
- a CDS encoding DedA family protein — protein MTLLTETWLANAVLPAILIIVFIETGLLFPILPGDSLLFTGGMLSAQPSPPVSIWVLLPATVLVAFLGDQCGYWIGRGIGPKIFHKEDTRFFKKHYVTDTHEFFEKHGPKTIILARFVPIVRTFMPVLAGVSQMTYRKFVAFDIVGAILWGGGVTIIGYFLGNVAFVRDHIEAIFLLIVFVSILPGIMAIGKKLLNRGNTPAKEVLEAELTATSNESTR, from the coding sequence ATGACACTGCTCACCGAGACTTGGCTGGCGAACGCGGTACTGCCCGCGATCCTGATCATCGTCTTCATCGAGACCGGTCTGCTGTTCCCGATCCTGCCCGGTGATTCGCTGCTGTTCACCGGCGGCATGTTGTCGGCGCAGCCCAGTCCCCCGGTGTCGATCTGGGTCCTGCTGCCCGCGACCGTCCTGGTCGCCTTCCTCGGCGACCAGTGCGGATATTGGATCGGGCGCGGAATCGGCCCGAAGATCTTCCACAAGGAAGACACCCGCTTCTTCAAGAAGCACTACGTGACCGATACGCACGAGTTCTTCGAGAAGCACGGCCCGAAGACGATCATCCTGGCCCGCTTCGTCCCGATCGTCCGCACCTTCATGCCGGTGCTCGCGGGCGTCTCCCAGATGACCTACCGCAAGTTCGTCGCCTTCGACATCGTCGGCGCGATCCTGTGGGGCGGCGGCGTCACCATCATCGGATACTTCCTCGGCAACGTGGCCTTCGTGCGCGATCACATCGAGGCGATCTTCCTGCTGATCGTGTTCGTCTCGATCCTGCCCGGCATCATGGCCATCGGGAAGAAGCTGCTCAACCGCGGCAATACACCGGCCAAGGAAGTGCTCGAGGCCGAGCTCACCGCCACGTCCAACGAATCGACCCGCTGA
- the fbaA gene encoding class II fructose-bisphosphate aldolase, which translates to MQPDHAGLDARRQSNTEVVTVPIATPEVYAEMLGRAKANSFAFPAINCTSSETVNAAIKGFADAGSDGIIQFSTGGSEFGSGLGVKDMVTGAVALAEFAHVIAAKYDVTIALHTDHCPKDKLDGFVRPLIAISQERVNAGRDPLFQSHMWDGSAIPIDENLEIAKELLKATHAANIILEVEIGVVGGEEDGVEAEINDKLYTSPEDFEKTIDALGHGENGKYLLAATFGNVHGVYKPGNVKLRPEVLAEGQRVAAAKLGLGSDAQPFDFVFHGGSGSLKSEIEDALRFGVVKMNVDTDTQYAFTRPIAGHMFGNYDGVLKIDGEVGNKKVYDPRSYLKKAEAAMAARVVEACNDLKSAGRSISA; encoded by the coding sequence GTGCAGCCTGACCACGCAGGGCTCGACGCACGCCGCCAATCGAACACGGAGGTTGTCACTGTGCCCATCGCGACTCCGGAGGTCTACGCCGAGATGCTCGGTCGGGCCAAAGCGAACTCCTTCGCCTTCCCGGCCATCAACTGCACGTCGTCGGAGACGGTGAACGCGGCCATCAAGGGCTTCGCGGACGCCGGCAGTGACGGCATCATCCAGTTCTCCACCGGCGGCTCGGAATTCGGTTCCGGCCTGGGTGTGAAAGACATGGTCACCGGTGCGGTGGCGCTGGCCGAGTTCGCGCACGTCATCGCCGCCAAGTACGACGTGACGATCGCGCTGCACACCGACCACTGCCCGAAGGACAAGCTGGACGGCTTCGTGCGGCCGCTCATCGCCATCTCCCAGGAGCGGGTGAACGCGGGCCGCGACCCGCTGTTCCAGTCGCACATGTGGGACGGTTCGGCGATCCCGATCGACGAGAACCTGGAGATCGCGAAGGAGCTGTTGAAGGCCACGCACGCGGCCAACATCATCCTCGAGGTGGAGATCGGCGTCGTCGGCGGCGAAGAGGACGGCGTCGAGGCCGAGATCAACGACAAGCTCTACACCTCCCCGGAGGATTTCGAGAAGACCATCGACGCGCTCGGCCACGGCGAGAACGGCAAGTACCTACTGGCCGCCACCTTCGGCAACGTGCACGGCGTCTACAAGCCGGGCAATGTGAAGCTGCGTCCCGAGGTGCTGGCCGAGGGCCAGCGCGTGGCCGCCGCCAAGTTGGGCCTGGGCAGCGACGCACAACCGTTCGATTTCGTCTTCCACGGCGGCTCGGGCTCGCTGAAGTCGGAGATCGAGGACGCGCTGCGTTTCGGCGTGGTGAAGATGAACGTCGACACCGACACCCAGTACGCCTTCACCCGTCCGATCGCCGGTCACATGTTCGGCAACTACGACGGCGTGCTGAAGATCGACGGCGAGGTCGGCAACAAGAAGGTCTACGATCCGCGCTCCTACCTGAAGAAGGCCGAAGCGGCCATGGCGGCGCGTGTCGTCGAGGCGTGCAATGATCTGAAGTCTGCGGGACGGTCGATCAGCGCCTGA
- a CDS encoding BTAD domain-containing putative transcriptional regulator: MSVDVRVLGPVRLFVGGEPVAVGGPKPRALLAALTVNRRRAVSSAVLADMVWNEDPPDSYAASLQVFVSNIRKALRNSGVDPAQVLRTESSGYRLEISEAACDIGRFEAAREAAAKAAGVGDNESAARLYATALREWTGRALADLAGLGFADGFATAMDEERLVAASARIDAEIACGRHSSVIGELRSMTAEHPLREPLWGQLITALYLSGRQADALAAARTVKEVLAEELGIDPGPALVELEQRVLRQEPLHTTEFRRAEDLHKYMTETVTETPRTVRNGQLRLSDGRAQVIPPAGLRIGRMTDNDLILDDPKASRYHAHIMPSRAGLLIKDLGSANGVYVNEEAIDNGALLADGDVIRIGATVLVFQAIT; the protein is encoded by the coding sequence ATGAGTGTGGATGTGCGCGTGCTCGGGCCCGTCCGGTTGTTCGTCGGTGGTGAACCGGTGGCGGTCGGCGGGCCCAAGCCGCGCGCGTTGCTGGCGGCGTTGACCGTCAATCGGCGGCGCGCGGTGTCCTCGGCTGTCCTGGCCGACATGGTGTGGAACGAGGATCCGCCCGACTCCTACGCCGCGAGCCTGCAGGTGTTCGTCTCGAATATTCGTAAGGCGCTGCGTAATTCGGGTGTCGATCCGGCGCAGGTGCTGCGCACGGAGTCCTCGGGCTATCGGCTGGAGATTTCCGAGGCGGCCTGCGACATCGGCAGATTCGAGGCCGCGCGCGAGGCCGCGGCCAAGGCCGCCGGTGTCGGCGACAACGAGAGTGCGGCACGGCTCTACGCGACCGCGTTGCGGGAGTGGACCGGTCGCGCGCTGGCCGATCTGGCGGGTCTGGGTTTCGCCGACGGATTCGCCACCGCCATGGACGAGGAGCGCCTGGTCGCCGCCTCGGCTCGGATCGACGCCGAGATCGCCTGCGGGCGGCACTCTTCGGTGATCGGCGAGCTGCGTTCGATGACCGCCGAACATCCGCTGCGGGAACCGCTGTGGGGTCAGCTGATCACCGCGCTGTATCTGTCCGGGCGGCAAGCCGACGCGCTCGCCGCCGCGCGCACGGTCAAGGAGGTGCTCGCCGAGGAGCTCGGGATCGATCCGGGCCCCGCGCTGGTCGAGCTGGAGCAGCGGGTGCTGCGCCAGGAACCGTTGCACACCACCGAGTTCCGGCGCGCCGAAGACCTGCACAAGTACATGACCGAGACGGTCACCGAGACGCCGCGCACGGTCCGCAACGGACAGCTGCGGCTATCCGACGGCCGGGCGCAGGTGATTCCGCCAGCTGGGCTGCGCATCGGCCGGATGACCGACAACGATCTGATCCTCGACGACCCCAAGGCCAGCCGCTATCACGCGCACATCATGCCGAGCCGGGCCGGTCTGCTGATCAAGGATCTGGGTTCGGCCAACGGCGTCTACGTCAACGAGGAAGCCATCGACAACGGCGCGCTGCTCGCCGACGGCGATGTCATCCGGATCGGTGCGACCGTGCTGGTGTTCCAGGCGATCACCTGA
- a CDS encoding excalibur calcium-binding domain-containing protein, whose amino-acid sequence MRNSVNSRRAASALGALCLVAGFGLAPAAAILGPAPALAQAGELRDQDPRPTAGDTPKKQFYSSCAEARRDGNGHLRRGEPGYWSYLDRDGDGIACEYVDD is encoded by the coding sequence GTGAGAAACTCCGTGAATTCCCGCCGCGCGGCCTCGGCCCTCGGTGCCCTGTGCCTGGTAGCCGGATTCGGGCTCGCCCCCGCGGCCGCCATTCTCGGTCCGGCGCCCGCCCTCGCGCAGGCCGGCGAACTGCGCGACCAGGACCCGAGACCGACCGCCGGCGACACACCGAAGAAGCAGTTCTACAGCAGCTGCGCCGAAGCCAGGCGCGACGGCAACGGGCACCTGCGCCGCGGCGAACCCGGCTACTGGTCCTACCTGGACCGCGACGGCGACGGCATCGCCTGCGAATACGTGGACGACTGA